AGAACCTCCACAGCATCCGGACGACCTCGCGCCGGCGCTCTCACCCAGCAGGGTTCTCACGGTGTCGGCGCCGACGGTAGCGTGGGCGACCGGCATGTCTCGCAGAATCGACATCGAGCTCACCAGCAGCCGTGACGACGGCACGTGGACCTGGCGCGCCCCGGGGGCTCGCCAGCCGCGCGGAGCGCTCGACGGAGCCCTCCTCCCCGACGGCGCCAAGGTCGGCGACGTCCTGCGGGCCGACGCCGACTTCGACCTCGAGGGCATCGTCGTGACGTCCGTGCTGGCGCCCAAGGCCGAGGCGCGCCCCGAGCGCGTGGCGCGCATCGAGATCATCGGCTCCGGGCGCGACGCCGCGCCGGGCGGTGTCTCGGTGGTGCTGGCCCCCGGCGGGCGGCGGCGCGACGAGGGCGAGCGCGGGGCCCGCCCCCGGCGCGGCGGCCCGTCGCGCGGCCGCGAGGGACGCGGGGACGGCCACGACGGCGCCGGTCGCGACGACCAGCGCGGCCGCGGGCGCGACCTACCGGGCGCCCGCCCCGCACGCGAGGGCGGCGCGCCCCGTGGGGAGCGTGCCCCACGACCCGACGGGGCGGCGCGCGGCGACCGGCCCGAGCGCGGCGCCCGGCCCGAGCGCGGCGACCGGCCCGAGCGAGCCGGAGCCGGCGGTCGACCCGCTCGACCCGGGCGCGACGACCGGACGCGCCGGCTCCAGGTGGTGTCGACCAACCGCAACGCCGCGCTGGCCGAGCTGCGCCCCGAGCAGCTGCCGGTGGCGGAGCAGCTCCTGCGCGGCGGCATCCCCGCCGTCCGCCATGCCATCGAGGAGCAGAACGCCCGCGCCCGCTCCGAGGGGCGCGCCGAAGTGTCGCCCGAGCCCCTCCTCACCATGGCCGAGGAGCTCCTGCCTCGGATGAACCTGGCCGCGTGGAAGGACCGGGCCGTCGCCGCGCGCAATGCCGGCAAGGACGCCCCGCTGCGCGAGGTCCGCTCCGTGGTGGCGTCGGCGTCCACCGTCAGCCTCGACGACGAGGGCCGCGAGATGGTCGGCGCGCTGCGCGAGGCGCTCCAGGCCCGCGTCACGGCGCTGCGCGACGGATGGCTGGCGCGCATCGTCGCCGCCCTCGACGACGGGCGGGTGGCGGACGCGCTGCGCGTGTCGTCGCGCCCGCCCGAGCCCGCCGCCCGCGTGCCGGCGGAACTGGCCGTGCGCCTGGCCGAGGCCGCCGGCGGCGCCATGGCGCCCGGGCTCTCGGAGGCGGACTGGCTGGCACTGCTCGACGCCGTCGTCGACTCCCCCGTGCGGCGCACCGTGAAACCGGCGGGGCTCCCCGAGGGCGCCGGCGAGGAACTCCGTGTCGCGGCGCGACGCGCCGCCGGCATCGTGCCCGAGGTGGCCCGCCTGCTCGGGCTCCCGATCCCCCCGCCGCCCGGACCCCGACGGCCGACGGCGTCCGGCGTCCGCGGGTCGTGACCCGGCAGGCCTGACGGCCCGACGCGGGGGTCAGTCCAGGACGCCGTGCGCCCGGAGGAACTCCTCGAGCCCGTCCACGAGCGCCACCGCGGGCACCTCCGCCAGCGCTACCCACGCCACCGCGGCGGCGTCGTCCCCGGCGACCGGCGCGGGCGCGTCGCTCGGCACGTCGACCACGAAGTCGAGGATGACGAAGTGGTGGTCGGGCCCGATGCGCTCGACCCACCCGAGCATGGGCCCGCAGCGCACCACCACGCCCGTCTCCTCACGGACCTCGCGCTCGACGGCGGCGGCGAGCGCCTCACCGGGCTCCACCCGTCCGCCCGGCACCGTCCAGCGGCCGGCCTGGGGGGGGTTCGCCCGCTGCACCAGCAGGAGCCGGCGCTCGACGACCGCTACTCCCCCGACGGCCACCACCGGCCCCGCCCCCGACCCGGCCGGGGCGACGGGCATCGTCACCCCAAGAGCCGGTGCATCGTGATGAGGCGCGCCTTGAACCCGGCCGCCTCGAAGAAGCCCTTGGTC
This is a stretch of genomic DNA from Acidimicrobiales bacterium. It encodes these proteins:
- a CDS encoding NUDIX domain-containing protein, translated to MPVAPAGSGAGPVVAVGGVAVVERRLLLVQRANPPQAGRWTVPGGRVEPGEALAAAVEREVREETGVVVRCGPMLGWVERIGPDHHFVILDFVVDVPSDAPAPVAGDDAAAVAWVALAEVPAVALVDGLEEFLRAHGVLD